One genomic region from Bombyx mori chromosome 6, ASM3026992v2 encodes:
- the LOC101741156 gene encoding synaptic vesicle 2-related protein isoform X2: MRSTTKQGNGRYSIGLMATLSMAALAMAIDMFGFSVIVTGATCDFQLDLSQTNILLSMPFVGPIAMAYPWGYIADTKGRKTSLLIAMWGSFIVSVASAFAPNWVFMAVMKFISTSFCSCAQSVTYTLLGESSSETFRDSYMLIMTSVLDFSLAVYVVAAYFILNLPFSLNFGFITFTPWRLLTLVLALPLGISAMGMHFFYESPKFLVNAGRTEEAIEVLKNIWYRNGGYGGKYAVKKIFLEEEGNEKHKDQSLLQSLWDQIVPIFKPPLLTRSIQLYFLTAVIYSTNNSYFMWFPFLAEKFTSGLTSNTTDVEQIDGLCNTIVSVAANVTVHAKCSTAMEVSLVWASLAEGVSFVIVLLAITKFARRKKLLLTIILVVSCFSAIGAVTVMENMISFILFFGLLLNELCIGFIFSYFVDLYPTSYRGMAACLGVMVARASALGGVNILGAFMLSHCSITFYGCAAMLFCAILVTSMLPPDKRKKEIGL, translated from the exons ATGAGGTCGACTACAAAGCAAG GTAACGGAAGGTACAGCATCGGTCTAATGGCAACGTTGAGTATGGCGGCTTTGGCCATGGCCATCGACATGTTCGGCTTCTCCGTCATCGTGACAGGAGCCACCTGTGACTTCCAGTTGGACCTGAGTCAGACCAACATTTTACTGTCTATGCCATTTGTCG GTCCAATAGCAATGGCGTATCCATGGGGCTACATAGCGGATACCAAGGGTCGGAAAACCAGCCTGCTGATAGCCATGTGGGGTAGTTTTATCGTCTCCGTTGCCAGTGCCTTTGCCCCGAACTGGGTATTCATGGCTGTTATGAAGTTCATCAGTACAAGCTT CTGCAGTTGTGCTCAATCAGTGACGTATACACTCCTCGGTGAGAGCTCATCGGAAACATTTCGAGACTCATACATGCTCATCATGACAAGTGTGTTGGACTTCAGTTTAGCTGTTTACGTTG ttGCCGCCTATTTCATTCTAAATCTCCCATTCAGCTTGAACTTTGGCTTCATAACGTTTACGCCATGGCGTCTCTTGACTCTCGTCCTAGCGTTGCCTCTGGGCATCAGCGCTATGGGGATGCATTTCTTCTACGAAAGTCCCAAGTTCCTTGTCAACGCTGGCAGAACAGAGGAGGCAATTGAAGTCCTAAAGAACATTTGGTACAGGAATGGAGGCTACGGTGGCAAGTATGCT gTCAAAAAGATATTCTTAGAAGAAGAGGGAAATGAAAAACACAAAGATCAATCCTTACTCCAGTCTCTATGGGATCAGATAGTACCTATCTTCAAGCCTCCACTTTTGACGCGGAGTATACAATTGTATTTCCTGACCGCTGTTATTTATAGCAC GAACAACAGCTACTTCATGTGGTTCCCATTCCTGGCTGAGAAATTCACATCAGGTCTCACTTCCAACACTACTGATGTGGAGCAAATCGATGGACTATGCAACACCATTGTCAGTGTGGCGGCAAATGTTACAGTGCAT GCGAAATGCTCAACAGCAATGGAGGTGAGTCTAGTCTGGGCCAGCCTAGCCGAGGGAGTCTCCTTTGTGATCGTGCTGTTGGCTATAACCAAGTTCGCCCGGAGGAAGAAACTGCTGCTCACCATTATTCTGGTGGTCTCCTGCTTCTCAGCCATCGGAGCTGTCACTGTGATGGAAAATATGATCAGTTTCATCCTGTTCTTCGGCTTACTGTTGAACGAGCTGTGCATAGGATTCATATTCTCATATTTTGTTGATTTGTATCCTACTTCTTATCG tGGCATGGCGGCGTGTCTGGGGGTGATGGTGGCGAGGGCCAGCGCTCTGGGCGGAGTCAATATATTAGGAGCCTTCATGTTGTCACACTGCTCCATAACATTCTACGGTTGTGCCGCTATGCTGTTTT gTGCCATTTTAGTCACCAGCATGCTGCCTCCAGAcaagagaaagaaagaaataggGCTGTGA
- the LOC101741156 gene encoding synaptic vesicle 2-related protein isoform X1, protein MSAQDRYRYKGDDDGFGRKSSTVWTVSKPSNDERHYPYNEAINLAGNGRYSIGLMATLSMAALAMAIDMFGFSVIVTGATCDFQLDLSQTNILLSMPFVGPIAMAYPWGYIADTKGRKTSLLIAMWGSFIVSVASAFAPNWVFMAVMKFISTSFCSCAQSVTYTLLGESSSETFRDSYMLIMTSVLDFSLAVYVVAAYFILNLPFSLNFGFITFTPWRLLTLVLALPLGISAMGMHFFYESPKFLVNAGRTEEAIEVLKNIWYRNGGYGGKYAVKKIFLEEEGNEKHKDQSLLQSLWDQIVPIFKPPLLTRSIQLYFLTAVIYSTNNSYFMWFPFLAEKFTSGLTSNTTDVEQIDGLCNTIVSVAANVTVHAKCSTAMEVSLVWASLAEGVSFVIVLLAITKFARRKKLLLTIILVVSCFSAIGAVTVMENMISFILFFGLLLNELCIGFIFSYFVDLYPTSYRGMAACLGVMVARASALGGVNILGAFMLSHCSITFYGCAAMLFCAILVTSMLPPDKRKKEIGL, encoded by the exons ATGAGTGCCCAGGACAGATACAGATATAAGGGTGACGACGATGGCTTTGGACGGAAGAGTTCCACAGTGTGGACAGTCAGCAAGCCCAGTAATGATGAAAGGCATTACCCGTATAACGAAGCTATTAATTTGGCTG GTAACGGAAGGTACAGCATCGGTCTAATGGCAACGTTGAGTATGGCGGCTTTGGCCATGGCCATCGACATGTTCGGCTTCTCCGTCATCGTGACAGGAGCCACCTGTGACTTCCAGTTGGACCTGAGTCAGACCAACATTTTACTGTCTATGCCATTTGTCG GTCCAATAGCAATGGCGTATCCATGGGGCTACATAGCGGATACCAAGGGTCGGAAAACCAGCCTGCTGATAGCCATGTGGGGTAGTTTTATCGTCTCCGTTGCCAGTGCCTTTGCCCCGAACTGGGTATTCATGGCTGTTATGAAGTTCATCAGTACAAGCTT CTGCAGTTGTGCTCAATCAGTGACGTATACACTCCTCGGTGAGAGCTCATCGGAAACATTTCGAGACTCATACATGCTCATCATGACAAGTGTGTTGGACTTCAGTTTAGCTGTTTACGTTG ttGCCGCCTATTTCATTCTAAATCTCCCATTCAGCTTGAACTTTGGCTTCATAACGTTTACGCCATGGCGTCTCTTGACTCTCGTCCTAGCGTTGCCTCTGGGCATCAGCGCTATGGGGATGCATTTCTTCTACGAAAGTCCCAAGTTCCTTGTCAACGCTGGCAGAACAGAGGAGGCAATTGAAGTCCTAAAGAACATTTGGTACAGGAATGGAGGCTACGGTGGCAAGTATGCT gTCAAAAAGATATTCTTAGAAGAAGAGGGAAATGAAAAACACAAAGATCAATCCTTACTCCAGTCTCTATGGGATCAGATAGTACCTATCTTCAAGCCTCCACTTTTGACGCGGAGTATACAATTGTATTTCCTGACCGCTGTTATTTATAGCAC GAACAACAGCTACTTCATGTGGTTCCCATTCCTGGCTGAGAAATTCACATCAGGTCTCACTTCCAACACTACTGATGTGGAGCAAATCGATGGACTATGCAACACCATTGTCAGTGTGGCGGCAAATGTTACAGTGCAT GCGAAATGCTCAACAGCAATGGAGGTGAGTCTAGTCTGGGCCAGCCTAGCCGAGGGAGTCTCCTTTGTGATCGTGCTGTTGGCTATAACCAAGTTCGCCCGGAGGAAGAAACTGCTGCTCACCATTATTCTGGTGGTCTCCTGCTTCTCAGCCATCGGAGCTGTCACTGTGATGGAAAATATGATCAGTTTCATCCTGTTCTTCGGCTTACTGTTGAACGAGCTGTGCATAGGATTCATATTCTCATATTTTGTTGATTTGTATCCTACTTCTTATCG tGGCATGGCGGCGTGTCTGGGGGTGATGGTGGCGAGGGCCAGCGCTCTGGGCGGAGTCAATATATTAGGAGCCTTCATGTTGTCACACTGCTCCATAACATTCTACGGTTGTGCCGCTATGCTGTTTT gTGCCATTTTAGTCACCAGCATGCTGCCTCCAGAcaagagaaagaaagaaataggGCTGTGA